CAACTTTAGATCGACCAACGAAGGTCCCAAGATAACTCTTCATCATCTaaaattcccaaattaaaaGGTCTTTAAAGAAAACTGCAATCAAATAACAGTACATTCAAGTTTAGACTAAGGAAGGTCCTGATAGAACTCTTCATCATCTGAAACATCCCAATAGACTAAGCCAATTACATTCCCATCACTGACTCGtacgtttttaattttttatcatttttcatctttgaCTGTTCTCATCTGATTCACCCATGGTAATGCCTTATAATTGTTTAATCAATAGCCTCACTAAGTGGTTAAAAAAGAGCTCTCAATCTTGTGCTGTTACAAAAGACTTAACAACTAACTagttaaaaaaaggaaattcaGCAACCTGTTACAAAAACTACAAAGCAGCATTTCACATTTACAAGCTTAGATGCTCCTGCATCAAAAACTGCTATCGATTTTATTGCAAAATGTTTACAGTTTACAAACAGACATGGAAATTTGTGACTCAGCTGGTTAAGTGGGGACACATGTCAAGTGTGATGCACGTGTGCCacttttttgttaatataacaCCAACACAGACAGCAGGACATTGTAGCAAGGTTATAAAATTGGGGAGTCATTAATGAATTTCGAAAGCATGGAGGACATTGTAATCAGAGTAAAAGTTTAGGATCGAACAGTGTAATTTAtcctaacaaaaaattttcttttcacagCTACTCAGTCCCTACACTAGCATAAATTATCAAAGATTTTCCAGGATGGAATCATCAAAGGCATCTCATTCTGATAAGAAATACCAGGATAGTGAGCCTACCATTGTTGTTGCTAATCCTTTCAATTCCGATGATGGGTACAGATGGCGTAAATATGGGCAGAAGGTGGTTAAGGGCAATGAATATCCACGAAGCTACTACAAATGTACATGTGTGGGTTGTAATGTCAGAAAATGGGTTGAGCAATCTCCTGCCGGAGAAATGCCTAAAATTAAGTACGAAGGCAAACATAATCATGAAATGCCTAACAAGCTTGCAAAAGAAATTAGTGATTCGCAATATCTGGCCGGAAATATGAACATTCTAAGTCAATTGGAAACAAAAAGTGACTGTGAGGAGGAAGGTGTTGCAGAAACAAGAGAAGAGGTTTCTCATTCTGATAGGACATACCAGCCTACTATTGCTGTTGATAAGCCTGCCAATGATGGCTACAAGTGGCGTATATATGGGAAGAAGAAAGTTAAAGGCAGTGAATATCCACGAAGCTACTACAAATGTACATATCCGAATTGCCCTGCCAATAAAAAGGTTGAGCGTTCTCATGCAGGACATATAATTGAAATTGTCTACAAAGGCACTCATAATCATCCAAAGCCTCAACCCAGTATTAAGCGAGCAAAAGAAGGTAGTGATCTAAGTGAAAACTAAGCCAGATCTGGGTTTCAAAAGCCAGGCTGGAAATTGGACCAAGTCAAGTCAAGTGGTACCGGCTTATACAGTTCCTGAGAGAGATCAAGAATCTGCTCAAACAGCACTCACTCAGTTAACTGGATCAAGAGACAGTGAGGGGGTAGGCAATGCAGAAAAAATAGAAGAGGGGAATGGGCCAAATCCAAAGAGAAGGCATGTTCCAAGGCTACTGTGAATAAACCCCctttccaccaccaccaccaccacctccccaaaaaaaagcattttctattatggccaacaaccaaaaaaaaaaatctctataaataaataaataaaaaatagtattgTTTTAAAGAAGTAATCGGTATTTCTtgtcaaagaaaaaatgttgTATATTTTGTCCACCAAGGAATAGTTCGTGAAGCCTAATATGTTGACAGTAACGCAAAAGATTGTCGCTTTCCAAAAatgttttcattgtttttatgtgtttggtGCAGGTGAATCCTAGTtttcctgaaaatattttaggttAGGTGggaaaacacaattaagagagGCCTAAAATGTTTTAGGCCTGGCCTTAAAACACATAAAACATTTTCAGAGAGCACAACAGAACACCTCCAACCCCCGAGTAAGTAGCCAACTCCCTCCCCCAAGCTAACCACTCCAAACCACAAGAGAAACCATTGCACGAGCCCACCGATAAAGCTCTTCCAACACAAAAGATTAGACCAGCAATCCACCAGTTTTAGCCAAGATAACCCACagtgaacattttttttgtaattatttttgctGTTTTTCGTTCCCAATCCATTGACCACCCCCATCCCCCCACAACAACCAACCCACCCTGCCCCACTATCACTGCCAACCCACatgacctctctctctctcaaaatctcAATTTAATTCCtacttttgtaatatttttgtgtattttttcaTGGCATGCTTATTGGCATAATTTATGTGAGTTAATTATATGTAATTAAGAagaatttatgtgatttttatCAATCCCTGTGGCGAAATTTGTGATATCAAAGTGGATGCTTTTGTTATGATTGATACTTGGTTGAGATTGTTGAGCACCTAGTATGGATGTTTTTTAGTGGTAGGCAGATTTTAGATTTAGTACTCATTGCTAATGAGTGCCTAGATGGAAAATTGAATAGTTGTATCCCGGATGTGGCCTACAAGCTAGACATAGAAAGAGCATAATGTGAATTGGGATTCTCTGTTTAATCTTTTGAGCAGAATGGGTTCGGGGGATAGATGGAGGAGGTGGATTAGGCCTTGTGTCACCACTGTTCATTTCTCAACATAGGTTAATGGCTCCACCCTGTTGGGTTTAAGCACACGGGGTTTGAAACAAGGAGATCTTTTGTCACCTCTTTTGTTTCATGTAATCATGGAGGTTTCGCCCAAGATATTGAAGAAAATTGAGGAGAGTGGTTTAATACATGGATTTCATGTGAGGCTTTATCATTTTCcatctttgtttctttattgCAATTTTCCATCTACATCAAAAGCCTAGTGGCAATTcatattccattcttttccattaattaaattacatatCAAACCCCATTCAAAAGCCTACACTTTATAGAGTCAAAAATTAATTCCAACACACATAAATCAATACCCTAGGGAAATAAGTATAGTAGgccaaaccaccaaaaaaataaataaataaacaaagccCTAGGTCCGTCAGAAGCACCCTAGAGGATGTACTATTTCCATTCCCAAAAGCCACCACAAATCTCAATGCTCCCTAACCTAACCCAACCTATTATGAAAGGATTGGGTGACCCTAAAAGGCCACTAAGGCCACTAACTTCCCTTTTCAACCCCAAATGTaatagatgataataataataattcgaTGTACTTAGTCAACAAACATAACCCACAGAAGCTGCTAATCTGACACAAGACAGGAGCTTGAGCGGGCTTTAATACCAAATTTGATGTAGCCTTTTTAGGAATTTCAACACTAAACTAGATTCTTGATAACATATTGATTGTGTTGATGGCTGTTtggtatttaaacaataaaaagaacatcaaataaacaaagataaaaCATTGGGCAATCACACCTAGGCTTTCCTAAGCACTCACATTTAGGTACGAGATAGCAATTGCGATTGAAAAAAGTTGGAATGTTCATTATATAGGCTACTTCTAAATCCTTTCTTACAAAGGCTAGGAATactaataaccaaaaaaaaaaaaaaaaagtactttaaGAACTTCTAAGACAATTCTAGTCTCTTAAGACAATCAATTATGCATCTGTACACAAAATGTAAGTGACTTTCAACTGATGTGGTAAGTAAGTTTATATGTTCCCATATGATATTACAAGGATAATGacatgaaaaaaaacaaaattacaaaccaaaacTTAGATGTTGAATAAAAACAATATGGCACAGTTACAGCCCTAAGCAGAGTAAATGGCAGCAAAGGTTTTAGGATGTCCATGGTCTGTGTGTAGATATATGCGTGCATATCCATTATACACACATtatatctattataataataactaaacagAGTGGAAGCTTGTAAAAGCCAGTAACTTTGAAGCTTGTAAAACCAATAGCTTCTCAATTCAACATCATTCAGcattgaattaaaaagaaattttccctAATTCAAAATCATGACATAACTTGTGACATAATTTCTGGAAAAAATATAGATTGATTTGATACACTTTCAAACTATATGAATTACAAACCAATTTCCCCTAACAATGAACACCGTTGTCATGCTAACTGTATTTTACATGAATTTCTGCCCTAGATGTGCGTCATAAAACacttcaaaaccaaacccacttcaaaaccaaacccaacaaagcTAAAAGAGCAACAATAATTATGAATACAGATAGACAACAATCTAACAGCGAAAAACTTAGGAAGCCACACTCAAATCAGATTACatgcaaagggaaaaaattaaaatttgaactcaGCATTTACAAATTACCTTAATACGTTTGTAATCCTTAAACTCCGAAGACAGATTGGGTTGAGCTTCAGCTGTGGTGAGATTGAATAAGtgtgggtatgggtatgggttTCGATTCAACTTCGGAAAGGGTCTACTGGACGGTTTGGTTTGGGTGCGGGTAGAAATAGGAGAATCTGACGGTGGCTATTGACGGTGGCTACTGAACAGACTGGCGGTGGCTACTGATTGGACTGAGGAAGGGAAAGAGACTGTAGACTGCAGAGGAAGGAAGATAAACAGTTTTAGAGACGTTACATTTAAAAACTGGTTCATATTCCACATATAACTCGTTTTCCCCATTGACGAGTTCCAAACAGTAACGCGGGAATATTTTATTCCCCAAAAGCCAAGCTGGAACACCAGCGTGGCAAGAACCTGGCCACAACTCGGTTTCTTCATAATCGAGTTACTTAAGTAACTCGCCTTTACGGAGATCGAGTATCCAAACAGGGGCacgcccctatatagtttcgGAACAAGGGCATTATGCCAAATTTGTTTCCCAGAAAAGGCAAAAGGCCAGAATCCtccacctattattatatatatagactagcaTTTAACTCGCGCAATGCGGAggattattttatgaatttgaagACAATTAACTTGAtaaaacaatacaataaaatacattaaaatttgCCCAACATGTTATATTTGTGGGTATGCTGTCTATAATTAGAATGAAATCAacttaacataaaaattaaatcataaagAACTTAGTAATATGTTCATACTTAGATAGTTAGATCAAGTAAATGCAATAAAGAGTAGTCATAAGTTATCATCGGTTGATCATGATAGGGTTCATGAAAAATGGAAGATGATTGTGTTCTAGTACACATTAGCAGGTAGGACCATTTCTAGCTTGGGTAGGGCCATAGTCCACATTGGCAGGTAAGGACCATTTCTAGCTTTGATAGGGTCGTTCTCCCGTATTTCCTAGCTTGGGTTGGACAATTTCTATCACCCATtatttggaaagtattttgtctTCCACGCCATTTTCTTTTGGTTCACCTTTCAAACTTTATCGTCCTTTTCTTTGTCATGCTACTcctgtgttaggacatatgtaaatcatgttaggaacatatgtcattgtagaattggctaatcctttgacaaaacgcactttacttgtaattgggtagatctaggatgtgtttaatacttcaaggaacaatgTTTCAAGTTTAAGTGTTAAATCCATGCAATtctatccaagattcaagtgaagaagtgttggattttaaatcTCGACAACTAGtgtctatcgaggtttaaaaggctgTTTAAGCTCGATGCTCGACAGTTCTCGACAGATAACCTATCTActgagatttaagaaaatcaaattttcagatctgatttcaccCTAATCCGTGTATacatgtttgagctttcttttatcacaactctaaacatatataagaattgttttaagggccgttacAGATGATGCAACTTAATGCAAAGGTTTTTCATAAGCATATTGTGAActggagacatatgccctagttcatctttctttttaagAAGCTGCTGCGTTTGTACACCGGAGGGTTTTTTAACCAAAGAGttttgtgatcttcatcgtgtgatgaactgaagaactttgcagccaacatccttctcaagttggtggttagtcacgtacttagaTCTGTGCATcgaattagttagtcacgtatgaGGAGttgtgcattaaaaggagagattttcactacagaacaagtccaattgggtattgtggtaagggtttaactgtaggttggtataaggtactgagattcctttacttgtaaccgcttgttgtgataatagtggattctcgagagtggtgaccttaaaatcacccgacggggtttttgccttggaggttttccctattcgtaaacaaatcactgtgtcaaatttattttcctctacatattaacttagttggtgatttttttttgctgccaCGCATATTGCATGCAAAttggattaattaattaacttggctaaattaattggttaattcatcactaAGGGTCAATACTTTCTTGGcttatcaagtggtatcagagtagtcacactctgattaggttttaatctttgctgtgtgatccattgacccttgttgtcatggatagaggacaatcaTTGATTATACctcttttatttgatggcactaactatgcatactagaaagtatacatgagagctttcttgcagtcattagatgagaaagtgtggcaagttgtggagataggctggaccaagccaaaggaagcgccagctaattgggatgatgctaagatcaaggcgactaacttcaacagcagggcGTTGAATGCTTCGTTCAATGCAATCacgaatgaggagttcaagaagatatcctctactaaAACTGCAAATGAGGCATgaaccattctccagacaacctatgagggaaccaaggctgtcaaggattcaaaacttcagaggctcattacaagctttgaagagatcaatTTGGAGGAGGATGAGTTATTTGacgagttctatgccaagctcaaggacatagtgaactcagcctttaatcttggggaaaccattcccgaACTCAAGATTGTTAGGAAGGTACTTAGGTCTCTAactgagagatttcatgccaagatcaccacgattgaggaatcaaaggatattgacaaaattcctttgatagAGTTGGTTGGCAAcctgcagacctatgagttgggtttgacaaggataGGGAAATCTAATAAGGgaaagagcatggcattgaaggccaagagtagtGACACTGATAAGTCTTCAAACGATGAAAATTCTAAGGTGAAATCCTATATCACCAGgcaattcaaaaattttatgaagaatgccaatgctaaAGGATTTGACAAAGATCGAAAGCAGTCCAGTTCATCTTAGTACAaaagccaagacaaagggaagaaggatactagggatggtggtcagtacactgttccctcaggaccaaagtgctttgagtgtcaaggctttggtcacatgaaacaagagtgccctatGTATCTCAAGACctttgggaagagcaaggcattTACTGCTACTTTGAGCAACACcaagcctgaggatgattctgaTAATGAGTATGATGGAGTCCTAATGCCTTCATTGCCTCTGTCAATCCTATtgaagggattgttgaagatgtggatgaagaagaagacttggtggagtctaagtttgaaaagatggataagtaagatgacatccacacagcctatacaaaattatataaggTCTTGGAAAAgaatgagaagttgtataggttggccaccaagaagctcagtgatgtggagcttgaaCGAGAAGAAATCTTCACgaagtttgatgaagctaatcaaacaattggagcactgagatttgagaataatttcttggctaaaaagatcaagaagcttgaagcagagttgtttcaagtcagagctcagctggagaggacttcaagtgcaaagcttaaCGAGATGCTCAgccttcagaaatctgcttccgATCGAACCgatttagggtatgatttctcttctcctagtattgcttctactagtactactgtttttgtttctcttactaataatgttgaatatgagaacaatgatgtcaaaactgctttagctagtgagaacgtagacaaaggtaaatctatcttaggagcaccccctaagcttgataagaaagagacaAAAAACCCTAAGGCTAAGAAGAGAAATACTTAAAAGCCTAATAAGAAGAAGTAGCATCTCTGTCATCTCTGGACATACTCGACTAAATTGCTATAAATGGTTAGCCAGTCAACAAAGCAATAGTATGATCTCTTTAGGAAACCAGAAttagtttccatcctcttttgctcttCTTGGATATCTACTAAaaaccctcatgttcctttcgaacttgaacgatttcaattcttcccccttaCTGCTAGATCAAGGGTTTGCAAAACGGAAGGGTTCCTCCaaagtgtggaaggaaaaaggctccaagtgatttagtcactttctctctctctcatctttcttgtttttgattatgcattacttatgtgttttgctttcttgttttaagtcagtctagttttatgctttgttttgtttaacatgttttgtttgttttttttttcaattttgctttatttttctaaaaaaataaaaaaataagaaaaataaaaaaacagtatgtattttgtgtacattggtacttgtgtaccttggatggccattgaaacaaagttttctaaactttgtatcttttgtagcttagatgagcatctctatgcacaactaagcaagtgagttttgtggctcgtgtttgtgatgagtaagattaagtaatctcttgtacttaacacttgtatcactctttttgatgggtaggactagaaaatcctaagagaaaggcataaataaccatctcactattattgcccgccaatcatgaaatgacatctgtatgcttcggcatagcaaaagtgcaatgtcaatgacatcCATATGCTTTGGCATaacaaaagtgcaatgtcaatgacatccgtatgcttcggcataacaaaagtgcaatgtcaaaggctcaacatcattgggtatttcttttctctcttttatatgcccatgcatggtttgcttaaaagaaaatatgcaaagaaaaataaaagcaaaaagaatcaaaatgctttatatatgattgcaagtgtgtcgtctaggagatgtgggagttataggatgtaccccGAAGGTGATAGtacccatcaagcagttatgattgtgtgtgagttaaagtgattttctcatatctcaaatcgtcataacaagtagacacttatgcaatcttgtgatgtttttcacacacaacatgcaatattctttgctactcttgatacatatgcaggtataatgtgatttggccatctcaagaaatacatgtgttaatgtatgcttactaaactgtcttgacttgtttttgaaatataaaattggctagacttgtttagtgtgtgtgtgtgtgttttggatctatatGCTTAacattttcttgttgagagatgtttttgagagcttagaatgttgtttggatctttggttgtgtagcatgcttgattgcattcatatttgtggttttctcttcttgaaaaactgtttttaagcaatctcaacaGCTACTAGACACCTCTTGATAgctaagctatctatcgagctctttaGCTTCCCTTCTCGATAGCTGCTATTGCATTTTCGATCCATTGAGAAAGTTTAtgtctcctcgatagcttcttgacagcttttcgatccatcgaggttCTTAATCATCATTCTCGATAGCTtatcgacagcttctcgatccatTGAGAAAGTTTTTGTCTCCTCGATAGCTGCTggatagcttctcgatccatcaagcttattttgctgtggacacctctcgatagctataTCTATTGAACTttaaatctcgacacctctcgatacctATCAATTTGTCAAGAATTATGGACTTCTATATAAAGGGTCAGTGCGATTTTTGCTTCATTTGTCTCAACCTCTCTCGACTCTTTCTGACTTCTCACCTTTCCATAcacttctctctcactccaaacctCTTCCCCAAGTGATCTTCGGCCTC
This genomic stretch from Quercus robur chromosome 4, dhQueRobu3.1, whole genome shotgun sequence harbors:
- the LOC126722613 gene encoding probable WRKY transcription factor 33; its protein translation is MESSKASHSDKKYQDSEPTIVVANPFNSDDGYRWRKYGQKVVKGNEYPRSYYKCTCVGCNVRKWVEQSPAGEMPKIKYEGKHNHEMPNKLAKEISDSQYLAGNMNILSQLETKSDCEEEGVAETREEVSHSDRTYQPTIAVDKPANDGYKWRIYGKKKVKGSEYPRSYYKCTYPNCPANKKVERSHAGHIIEIVYKGTHNHPKPQPSIKRAKEGSDLSEN